The following are encoded together in the Bacillus sp. V2I10 genome:
- the metE gene encoding 5-methyltetrahydropteroyltriglutamate--homocysteine S-methyltransferase, whose translation MSIKNSNLGYPRIGEKREWKKTLESFWKGDLTEQQFEQKMKEIRLSHLQKQMDKGIDLIPIGDFTYYDHILDTAVMFGLLPERFQNQDANSLQTYFDIARGSSEQVAAEMTKWFNTNYHYIVPELGQAEPRLTENRLLHLYLEAKEELGINGKPVIVGPLTLVALSKGENKDQVLQKLIPLYVQVLQELADAGAEWIQIDEPVFVTSNVNGALFSKAKEIYGTIRRESENTKLLIQTYFESVEQYEDLVSLPVDGIGLDFVHDSGVSLKKLITAGFPKDKVLAAGIIDGRNVWKASLQKTVNLVNTILEAVDRDRLILQPSCSLIHVPVTAEHEQQLDPLVKGALSFADEKLYELSVLTKFFNFETEAEVLKEYDSATDHLSSSKLRNQSAVQDAMNQLDSFSTERMEACLRRKLQNNRFSLPLLPTTTIGSFPQTKEVRAQRLKWKKGELSEQQYSIYIEEEIKKWVEIQENLELDVLVHGEFERTDMVEFFGEKLSGIAITTFGWVQSYGSRCVRPPVIYGDVVLEKPMTVKETVFAQSLTEKPVKGMLTGPVTILNWSFVRNDLPKSSVLNQLSLCIRKEVEALEQAGIAMIQVDEPALREGLPLKSEKWNEYLKDAVTAFKRSTASVQPDTQIHTHMCYSNFEDIIEAIDALDADVISIETSRSHGELIHSFEKNSYGKGIGLGVYDIHSPRVPTENELVMNIERALQVLDPDLFWVNPDCGLKTRGVTETIEALKVMVTAAKSCREKASEAASV comes from the coding sequence ATGAGCATTAAAAATTCAAACTTAGGTTATCCGAGAATCGGAGAAAAAAGAGAGTGGAAAAAGACGTTAGAATCATTCTGGAAAGGCGATTTAACTGAGCAGCAATTTGAACAGAAGATGAAAGAGATCAGGCTGTCTCATTTGCAGAAGCAGATGGATAAAGGAATTGACCTAATTCCTATTGGTGACTTCACCTATTATGATCATATACTGGATACAGCTGTTATGTTTGGTCTTCTTCCGGAGAGGTTCCAGAATCAGGATGCAAATTCCCTTCAGACCTACTTTGATATTGCAAGAGGCAGCAGTGAGCAAGTGGCGGCTGAAATGACAAAATGGTTTAACACGAATTATCATTATATTGTACCGGAACTGGGTCAGGCAGAGCCAAGGCTGACCGAAAACCGGCTTTTGCATCTTTACCTTGAAGCAAAAGAAGAGCTCGGCATAAACGGTAAGCCTGTTATTGTCGGTCCGCTTACCTTAGTTGCTTTATCAAAAGGTGAAAATAAAGACCAAGTACTTCAGAAATTAATTCCTTTATACGTTCAGGTGCTTCAGGAGCTTGCAGATGCGGGCGCTGAGTGGATACAGATTGATGAACCGGTGTTTGTGACATCGAATGTAAATGGTGCATTATTTTCAAAGGCTAAAGAAATTTACGGAACGATCAGAAGAGAGTCAGAAAATACAAAGCTGCTGATCCAAACTTATTTTGAAAGTGTTGAGCAATACGAGGATCTGGTCAGCCTCCCCGTTGATGGCATTGGACTCGATTTTGTTCATGACAGTGGTGTATCGCTTAAAAAGTTGATAACGGCAGGATTTCCAAAGGACAAAGTTCTTGCTGCAGGGATCATTGATGGACGTAATGTTTGGAAGGCAAGTCTGCAAAAGACCGTAAATCTTGTCAACACCATCCTTGAAGCTGTTGATCGGGACCGGCTTATTCTTCAGCCTTCATGCAGTTTAATTCATGTGCCAGTGACTGCAGAACATGAACAGCAGTTAGATCCTCTTGTAAAAGGTGCATTATCTTTTGCGGATGAGAAGCTTTACGAGCTGAGTGTCTTAACGAAGTTTTTCAACTTTGAAACTGAAGCAGAGGTACTTAAAGAATATGATTCAGCTACTGATCATTTATCATCATCAAAGCTGAGAAACCAAAGTGCTGTTCAGGATGCGATGAATCAGCTGGATTCCTTTTCAACAGAGAGAATGGAAGCTTGCCTGCGGAGAAAACTGCAAAACAACCGGTTCAGCCTTCCTTTGCTTCCTACAACAACGATCGGGAGCTTTCCGCAAACAAAAGAGGTTCGGGCTCAGCGCCTTAAATGGAAAAAAGGCGAATTGAGTGAACAGCAATACAGTATTTATATAGAAGAAGAAATAAAAAAATGGGTTGAAATTCAGGAAAATCTTGAGCTGGACGTTCTGGTGCATGGAGAATTTGAAAGGACGGACATGGTGGAGTTCTTTGGTGAAAAATTATCCGGTATAGCGATTACGACTTTTGGCTGGGTGCAATCCTATGGCTCGCGCTGCGTCAGACCGCCAGTTATATATGGAGATGTAGTACTTGAGAAGCCAATGACAGTAAAAGAAACCGTTTTTGCTCAAAGTCTTACTGAAAAACCTGTAAAAGGGATGCTGACAGGTCCTGTCACGATTTTAAACTGGTCATTTGTTCGAAATGATCTCCCTAAATCAAGTGTCCTTAATCAATTATCACTCTGCATCCGAAAAGAAGTTGAGGCACTTGAACAAGCTGGTATTGCGATGATACAAGTAGATGAGCCGGCACTCAGGGAAGGCCTCCCGCTGAAATCGGAGAAATGGAATGAGTATTTAAAAGATGCGGTGACGGCATTTAAGCGGTCAACAGCTTCCGTCCAGCCGGACACACAAATTCATACACATATGTGCTATTCGAATTTTGAAGATATTATCGAAGCGATTGATGCATTAGATGCAGATGTCATTTCAATTGAAACTTCAAGAAGCCACGGTGAACTCATCCATTCATTTGAGAAAAATTCATATGGGAAAGGGATTGGGTTAGGCGTATACGATATTCACAGCCCAAGAGTCCCGACTGAAAACGAACTCGTCATGAATATTGAACGTGCCCTGCAGGTTTTAGATCCGGATCTTTTTTGGGTCAATCCTGACTGCGGGCTGAAGACAAGAGGAGTCACGGAAACGATTGAAGCATTAAAAGTGATGGTGACAGCCGCGAAAAGCTGCAGAGAAAAAGCAAGCGAGGCTGCATCAGTATAA
- a CDS encoding peptide MFS transporter, which translates to MSSIDKDKIVQSVPQKGFFGHPKGLFTLFFTEFWERFSYYGMRAILLYYMYYSMKDGGLGLDQTTALSIMSIYGSLVYMSGIIGGWISDRLLGNTRTVFYGGVLIMLGHIILAFPGSIAAFFVSMFFIVIGTGLLKPNISNIVGDLYSKDDNRRDSGFSIFYMGINLGGLLAPIIVGTVGQKYNFHLGFGLAAIGMALGLIVFLLTKKKNLGLAGNAVPNPLTPSERKKVFGRLAIGIAVIGILGAISISTGYLTIERFTFLISILGILIPTVYFIVMYRSPKSTDVERSRLIAYIPLFIAAMVFWAIQEQGATILGAYADTRTQLKFGGFEIPSSLFQSLNPLFVVFLAPVFAWLWIKLGNRQPSTSKKFAFGLFFAGLSFLIMIIPAYVNGTDSLANPIWLILSFFLVVLGELCLSPVGLSTTTKLAPAAFSAQTMSLWFLTSASAQAINAQIVKFYKPETEILYFGIIGGIAVLLGVLMLLLSPKIQSYMKGVR; encoded by the coding sequence ATGTCATCGATTGACAAAGACAAAATTGTACAAAGTGTACCGCAAAAAGGTTTTTTCGGTCATCCTAAAGGATTGTTCACGCTATTCTTCACAGAATTTTGGGAGCGTTTTTCTTATTATGGGATGAGAGCTATTCTTCTGTATTATATGTATTATTCCATGAAAGATGGCGGACTTGGTCTTGATCAGACTACTGCTCTTTCCATTATGTCCATCTATGGTTCCCTCGTTTATATGTCCGGAATCATCGGAGGCTGGATATCCGACAGATTGCTAGGAAATACACGAACTGTTTTTTATGGCGGAGTTCTTATTATGCTTGGTCATATTATTCTTGCTTTCCCTGGAAGCATTGCAGCATTTTTCGTGTCAATGTTCTTCATTGTAATCGGTACCGGGTTGCTTAAGCCGAATATTTCGAATATTGTGGGTGATCTATACAGCAAAGATGATAATCGCCGCGATTCAGGATTCAGCATTTTCTACATGGGAATCAACTTAGGCGGTCTGCTAGCCCCAATTATTGTTGGTACTGTAGGTCAAAAATACAATTTTCATTTAGGTTTTGGACTTGCTGCAATTGGTATGGCCTTAGGATTAATCGTCTTCTTGCTGACAAAAAAGAAAAATCTTGGATTGGCCGGAAATGCAGTTCCAAACCCGCTTACTCCTTCTGAAAGAAAAAAAGTTTTCGGAAGATTGGCTATTGGTATAGCTGTTATCGGAATTTTAGGAGCAATTTCTATTTCAACCGGCTATCTGACGATAGAAAGATTTACTTTCTTAATCAGTATTTTAGGTATTTTAATTCCTACGGTTTACTTCATTGTGATGTACCGCAGTCCTAAGTCAACAGATGTTGAACGCTCTCGCCTTATTGCTTATATTCCACTGTTCATTGCGGCAATGGTTTTCTGGGCGATACAGGAACAAGGAGCTACGATTCTTGGAGCATACGCTGATACTCGAACTCAATTAAAATTTGGCGGTTTTGAAATTCCATCATCATTATTTCAATCGTTAAATCCATTATTCGTTGTCTTCTTGGCGCCGGTGTTTGCATGGCTCTGGATTAAACTAGGCAATCGTCAGCCATCTACATCGAAAAAATTTGCATTTGGTTTGTTTTTTGCAGGTTTATCATTTTTGATTATGATTATTCCTGCTTACGTGAACGGAACAGATTCACTTGCTAACCCGATTTGGCTAATACTTAGCTTCTTCCTGGTTGTACTCGGAGAGCTTTGTCTGTCACCTGTTGGTTTATCTACAACGACAAAGCTTGCTCCAGCTGCATTCTCAGCACAGACAATGAGTCTATGGTTCCTGACAAGTGCATCTGCACAAGCTATTAACGCTCAAATTGTAAAATTCTACAAACCCGAAACTGAAATTCTCTATTTTGGTATCATCGGCGGTATAGCGGTACTTTTAGGAGTTCTGATGCTTCTTCTTTCTCCTAAAATTCAAAGTTACATGAAAGGTGTCCGCTAA
- a CDS encoding TetR/AcrR family transcriptional regulator — MKQFERRVRSEKALLEAASALIKEVGCAKTTLSEIMERTGLSKGAIYHYIKSKDELFAKVLEARIHETNEKFFEKMGKSKEDMTDPIDVLSESFEAINHPKDVVNHILLYFIGRNEQKNAKEALREFDQWMFEFSKLWIVSGQKNGVISEQIDANQTAELFVLMSSGFRMRNVHSGSDYEFQTCQFTAMMKNLFRKDPVLLK, encoded by the coding sequence ATGAAGCAATTTGAAAGAAGAGTGCGTTCAGAGAAGGCATTGCTTGAAGCTGCATCTGCATTGATTAAAGAAGTGGGATGCGCAAAAACCACCCTCTCAGAAATCATGGAGAGGACAGGCCTGTCAAAGGGAGCCATCTATCATTATATTAAAAGCAAAGATGAGCTATTCGCTAAAGTGCTTGAAGCGAGGATTCATGAAACAAATGAAAAATTCTTTGAAAAAATGGGGAAGAGCAAAGAGGATATGACGGACCCTATCGATGTTTTATCGGAAAGTTTCGAAGCAATTAATCATCCAAAAGATGTAGTGAATCATATCCTGTTATACTTTATCGGCAGGAATGAACAAAAAAATGCAAAGGAAGCTCTCCGTGAATTTGATCAATGGATGTTTGAGTTTTCAAAGCTCTGGATTGTATCCGGTCAAAAAAATGGAGTGATCAGCGAGCAGATTGATGCAAATCAGACTGCTGAACTTTTTGTCCTGATGTCTTCAGGATTTAGAATGAGAAACGTCCACAGCGGATCAGATTATGAGTTTCAAACCTGTCAGTTTACAGCTATGATGAAGAATTTGTTCAGGAAAGACCCTGTTCTTTTGAAATAG
- a CDS encoding 3D domain-containing protein, with the protein MRFSMRMIAALSVGFVTLSSYNTALAQTNQDTLHKAEKQLDQNQEVLNQKEKQKQAVHTAVQKMENELQNMEALVVKNEKEYASIQEKIKKTNQLIDEKKIEIVALQDKVLSREEIMHARLVALQENDHADIVIHTLVNAESVSNFFERIGAVATLLNADNDILEQQQADLKKIEEDKKEIDRQEVLLTEQKQTLASSGVKLEEAMQNRQKKMTALQAEYQKISTEVTLAEQEKSALQTQMKSIEASIKKEQEAAIARAASIAAAKKKEQAAFLAEANARAEAAKAKEAAKAKAAAAKKKEAAAVAAPAKPVSADKPAANEPPKEENDESKIFYVTATAYSHEDTASDYTAIGINIKENPNMKLIAVDPKIIPLGKKVWVEGYGVAIAGDTGGAIVNHKIDVLMPNSAEARKWGRKTVKVEVLD; encoded by the coding sequence ATGAGATTTTCAATGCGTATGATTGCCGCGCTTTCTGTCGGTTTTGTTACTCTATCAAGCTATAACACTGCCCTAGCGCAAACGAATCAGGACACCTTGCATAAAGCTGAGAAGCAGCTTGACCAAAATCAGGAAGTGCTGAATCAAAAAGAAAAACAAAAGCAAGCAGTACATACCGCTGTTCAGAAAATGGAAAACGAACTTCAGAACATGGAAGCTCTTGTTGTAAAAAATGAAAAAGAATACGCCTCCATTCAAGAAAAGATTAAAAAAACAAATCAATTAATCGATGAAAAGAAAATAGAAATTGTGGCACTTCAGGACAAGGTATTAAGCCGTGAGGAAATCATGCATGCAAGGCTTGTTGCCCTTCAGGAGAATGATCACGCTGATATTGTCATTCATACATTAGTTAATGCAGAAAGTGTTTCGAACTTTTTTGAGAGAATTGGAGCTGTTGCCACTCTCCTAAATGCTGATAATGACATTCTAGAGCAGCAGCAGGCTGATTTAAAGAAAATCGAAGAAGATAAAAAAGAGATCGACAGACAAGAGGTTCTGCTGACTGAACAGAAGCAAACATTAGCATCAAGCGGTGTCAAGCTTGAAGAAGCGATGCAAAACAGACAAAAGAAAATGACTGCCCTTCAAGCTGAATATCAAAAGATTTCAACAGAAGTGACGCTTGCTGAACAGGAAAAATCAGCCCTTCAGACTCAAATGAAATCAATTGAAGCAAGCATTAAAAAAGAACAGGAAGCGGCAATTGCACGGGCCGCAAGTATTGCCGCTGCGAAAAAGAAAGAGCAGGCCGCTTTTCTTGCTGAAGCTAACGCCCGTGCAGAAGCTGCAAAAGCAAAGGAAGCAGCAAAGGCCAAAGCTGCAGCAGCGAAAAAGAAAGAAGCTGCAGCTGTAGCAGCACCGGCCAAGCCTGTATCTGCTGATAAACCTGCTGCCAATGAGCCTCCAAAAGAAGAAAATGATGAAAGCAAAATCTTCTATGTAACCGCTACTGCTTACAGCCACGAAGATACGGCCAGCGACTATACGGCTATTGGCATAAATATTAAAGAAAATCCAAATATGAAACTCATTGCTGTTGATCCAAAAATCATTCCTCTGGGCAAGAAAGTCTGGGTTGAAGGTTATGGAGTTGCTATTGCAGGTGATACAGGCGGTGCAATCGTCAATCATAAAATTGATGTTTTGATGCCTAATAGTGCAGAAGCAAGAAAATGGGGCCGTAAAACGGTAAAAGTCGAAGTATTAGATTAA
- a CDS encoding MFS transporter: protein MENAASLKKPVSKPSPTIYNILFIIGLCHLLNDSIQSVIPAMFPILENSMGLTFTQLGLIAFTLNMVSSVLQPVVGWYTDKKPMPYALPIGLTSSLIGIVGLSFAPSFSMILLSVFFIGLGSAVFHPEGSRVAYLAAGERRGLAQSIYQVGGNTGSSSAPLITALILVPFGQFGAIWFTIAAALAVIFLIYIANWYTLKLSDIRREEKKNGTKKKEVKLTRAIYSALAVIVFLVFARSWYGSAISNFYTFYVIEKYDLSIAQSQVYIFIFLVMGALGTFAGGPLADRFGKRTIILYSLLATAPFALILPFAGPIAAYPLIAAIGFILSSSFSVTVVYAQELIPGKIGTMSGLTVGLAFGMGAIGSVALGSLIDAFGLTSVMTGIACLPVLGALAYLLPTDQTLKEWQQ from the coding sequence ATGGAAAACGCAGCTTCATTAAAAAAACCGGTTTCAAAACCGTCTCCGACTATTTACAACATCCTTTTCATTATTGGTTTATGTCATTTATTAAACGATTCGATTCAATCCGTTATCCCTGCGATGTTTCCGATTCTTGAAAATTCGATGGGGCTCACGTTTACACAGCTTGGCCTGATTGCTTTTACGCTCAATATGGTTTCCTCTGTCCTTCAGCCGGTTGTCGGCTGGTATACAGATAAAAAACCAATGCCATATGCCCTGCCTATCGGGCTTACGAGCAGCTTAATCGGAATTGTCGGCCTCTCTTTTGCTCCTTCTTTTTCAATGATCTTATTAAGTGTCTTTTTCATTGGACTAGGTTCTGCGGTCTTTCACCCTGAAGGGTCAAGAGTGGCATATTTAGCAGCTGGAGAAAGGCGGGGCCTCGCGCAGTCAATCTATCAAGTTGGAGGAAATACCGGATCCTCTTCTGCTCCGCTGATTACAGCGCTTATTCTCGTTCCATTCGGGCAGTTTGGCGCGATTTGGTTTACTATTGCAGCAGCTCTTGCAGTTATTTTTCTTATTTATATAGCAAACTGGTACACATTGAAACTTTCAGACATTAGAAGAGAAGAAAAGAAAAATGGCACTAAGAAAAAAGAAGTAAAACTGACGAGAGCCATTTATTCTGCCTTAGCAGTTATCGTATTTCTCGTTTTTGCACGTTCATGGTATGGAAGTGCCATTTCAAATTTTTACACGTTCTATGTTATTGAAAAGTATGATCTAAGTATTGCCCAGTCACAGGTTTATATCTTTATCTTTCTTGTCATGGGTGCACTTGGAACCTTTGCAGGGGGACCTTTGGCAGACCGGTTCGGCAAACGTACCATTATCCTTTATTCTCTGCTGGCTACAGCGCCTTTTGCCCTCATTTTGCCGTTTGCAGGTCCAATTGCGGCATATCCGCTGATCGCTGCAATTGGTTTTATATTAAGTTCAAGCTTTTCTGTAACAGTTGTTTATGCACAAGAGCTCATTCCGGGAAAGATTGGCACAATGTCCGGTTTGACAGTTGGGCTCGCTTTTGGAATGGGGGCAATTGGTTCCGTTGCTTTAGGCTCATTGATTGACGCTTTTGGATTAACATCTGTTATGACTGGCATCGCTTGTCTGCCGGTTTTAGGAGCTCTTGCTTACCTGCTCCCCACAGATCAAACCTTAAAAGAGTGGCAGCAATAA
- a CDS encoding aspartate kinase, which produces MKVVKFGGSSLASGNQVKKVFDIVTSDPDRKVVVVSAPGKRYAEDRKVTDLLIELGERSLRGDAAPEYLTAVIARYSKVAEELKLPTEIVSKIENDLIKLLDADKTRQARYIDAIKASGEDSNAKLIAEYFKSRGIQASYINPKDAGLLVEETCGTAQVLKKSYENLKALRELPGILIFPGFFGYNEAGEVVTFSRSGSDITGSILANGTEADLYENFTDVNAVYSVNPNVVPNPKEIRELTYREMRELSYAGFSVFHDEALIPAFEAGIPVHIKNTNNPEAAGTRIVNERKNTNGPVIGIASDDDFCSIYVNKYLMNKEIGFGRKLLSILEDFGLTYEHSPSGIDDLSIILRQKQMNAETEELILERIRTDLKPDEVTVEHNLSLIMMVGEGMRHNIGTAARASKALAEAGVNIEMINQGSSEVSMMFGVKEAQEKKAVQALYEEFFVGVYA; this is translated from the coding sequence ATGAAAGTGGTGAAGTTTGGAGGAAGTTCATTAGCATCGGGAAATCAGGTTAAAAAGGTATTTGATATCGTTACATCTGACCCTGATCGAAAAGTGGTCGTTGTGTCAGCGCCTGGCAAACGGTATGCAGAAGATCGCAAGGTGACGGATCTTTTAATTGAACTTGGCGAAAGGTCTTTGCGAGGGGATGCAGCACCCGAATATTTGACTGCTGTTATTGCCCGGTATTCAAAAGTGGCAGAAGAGCTGAAATTGCCGACTGAAATCGTTTCCAAAATAGAAAATGATCTTATTAAACTGCTTGATGCAGATAAGACTCGGCAAGCCAGATACATAGACGCTATAAAAGCAAGCGGAGAAGACAGCAATGCAAAGCTGATTGCTGAATATTTTAAAAGCAGAGGCATTCAAGCTTCTTATATAAATCCAAAAGATGCAGGGCTGCTTGTAGAAGAAACTTGCGGAACAGCACAAGTTCTGAAAAAATCGTACGAAAATCTGAAAGCTTTAAGGGAACTTCCCGGCATTCTTATTTTTCCAGGATTCTTTGGATACAACGAAGCAGGCGAAGTTGTGACGTTTTCGCGAAGCGGATCAGATATTACCGGATCCATTCTTGCAAATGGAACAGAAGCAGACCTTTACGAAAATTTCACTGATGTGAATGCGGTTTATTCTGTTAATCCTAATGTGGTTCCAAATCCAAAAGAAATCCGCGAGCTTACTTACCGGGAAATGCGGGAGCTTTCTTATGCAGGATTTTCGGTTTTTCACGATGAAGCGCTGATTCCTGCTTTTGAGGCCGGTATTCCTGTTCATATTAAGAATACGAATAATCCGGAAGCTGCAGGCACCAGAATTGTGAACGAACGAAAAAATACGAATGGACCCGTTATCGGCATCGCCAGCGATGATGATTTCTGCAGTATATATGTAAATAAATATTTAATGAATAAAGAAATTGGATTCGGAAGGAAATTGCTCTCTATTTTAGAGGATTTCGGGTTAACCTATGAGCACAGTCCATCTGGAATTGATGATCTAAGTATTATTTTGAGACAAAAACAAATGAATGCAGAGACTGAAGAGCTTATTCTAGAGAGGATCCGCACAGACCTAAAGCCGGATGAGGTGACAGTGGAACACAATCTGTCTCTCATTATGATGGTGGGGGAAGGCATGCGCCATAATATCGGCACAGCAGCCCGTGCTTCAAAAGCTCTTGCAGAAGCAGGCGTCAATATCGAAATGATTAACCAGGGATCATCAGAAGTCAGCATGATGTTCGGTGTAAAAGAAGCTCAGGAGAAAAAAGCTGTTCAGGCCCTTTATGAGGAATTTTTTGTCGGAGTCTATGCTTAA
- a CDS encoding 3-hydroxyacyl-CoA dehydrogenase family protein, translated as MIKKVAVIGSGTMGHGIAQVFAAAQCPVTIYDLREDLLTKARQMINQNLEVMKKESYINSEEQNKTLERLSYSTDLGEAVYDADLIIEAIPEVLDFKLQLFKLLETRIRSTAIVASNTSTFPISKLAEECAFSERLLITHFFNPAHLVKLVEVVKHEHTVPWAAEEVIHLLKAAGKKVVLLNKDIPGFIANRLQAAVVREAFYLLEERIANADDIDKVMSEGPGMRWALNGPLRIADMGGLDIWEKVTGNLFPELDCSTVAPRFIVESVKQGNLGSKTGKGIYEYSGTEDGSLDIRDKQLIHLLKM; from the coding sequence TTGATTAAGAAGGTTGCTGTCATTGGATCTGGAACAATGGGACACGGCATTGCCCAAGTATTTGCTGCTGCTCAATGTCCAGTGACCATTTATGATTTAAGAGAAGACCTATTAACAAAAGCTCGGCAAATGATCAATCAGAATCTAGAGGTGATGAAAAAGGAATCTTACATAAACAGCGAGGAACAAAACAAAACCCTTGAAAGGCTCTCATATTCAACGGACCTTGGCGAAGCTGTTTATGACGCTGATCTGATTATTGAAGCGATTCCTGAGGTGCTTGATTTTAAGCTGCAGTTATTCAAATTGCTTGAAACGAGGATACGTTCAACTGCAATCGTCGCATCCAACACTTCCACATTTCCGATTTCAAAGCTTGCTGAAGAGTGCGCTTTTTCTGAGCGCTTGCTCATCACACATTTCTTCAACCCTGCTCATTTAGTCAAACTGGTTGAAGTAGTTAAACATGAGCACACTGTTCCCTGGGCTGCAGAAGAGGTTATCCATCTCTTAAAAGCTGCCGGCAAAAAAGTTGTCCTGCTCAATAAGGACATTCCGGGTTTTATTGCGAACCGTCTGCAGGCTGCAGTAGTCAGGGAAGCTTTTTATCTGCTTGAAGAAAGGATCGCAAATGCAGATGACATTGATAAGGTCATGTCAGAAGGACCCGGCATGAGATGGGCCTTGAACGGACCTCTCCGGATTGCGGACATGGGAGGGCTTGATATTTGGGAAAAAGTAACTGGAAATTTGTTTCCCGAACTTGACTGCAGCACGGTAGCTCCGCGGTTTATTGTGGAAAGCGTCAAGCAGGGGAACCTGGGTTCAAAAACCGGCAAAGGTATTTATGAATATAGCGGCACAGAAGACGGGAGCTTAGACATCCGGGATAAACAGCTGATTCACCTGCTTAAAATGTAA